One part of the Burkholderia latens genome encodes these proteins:
- a CDS encoding alpha/beta fold hydrolase, which produces MADDNSSLGAKTQFVDVDGRRLAYRTFGAGTPLVLCVRFRGTMDTWDPLFLDSLVEQGFQVTIFDYSGLGQSTGERTYHPASLAKDAIDLIVALKLGKAVIGGWSVGGMAAQIVVATAPQLVTHAVLIATTPPGPLVKPGEQLFYTMAKRENDFEDFVTLFFEPSSPASRAAAEQSAARIAQRTLDPSPAVPVEWAGQQVGDGPRNPAFPVDAVLDALRSTPIPVLHVGGDHDIVFPVENWYALSGQLPTLHVVTLPRTGHGPQLEYPVACAKHIAAFVGTRAG; this is translated from the coding sequence ATGGCTGACGACAATTCCAGCCTTGGCGCGAAAACGCAATTCGTCGACGTCGACGGGCGGCGCCTCGCATATCGGACGTTCGGCGCCGGAACGCCGCTCGTGCTGTGCGTGCGCTTTCGCGGAACCATGGACACGTGGGATCCGTTGTTCCTCGACAGTCTCGTCGAACAAGGATTCCAGGTCACGATTTTCGACTATAGCGGGCTCGGGCAGTCCACCGGTGAGCGCACGTACCATCCCGCATCGCTCGCAAAGGACGCGATCGACCTGATCGTCGCGTTGAAGCTCGGCAAAGCCGTCATCGGCGGATGGTCGGTCGGCGGCATGGCCGCTCAGATCGTGGTTGCGACGGCGCCGCAGCTGGTCACGCATGCCGTGCTGATCGCGACCACGCCACCTGGGCCGCTGGTCAAGCCAGGCGAGCAGCTGTTCTACACGATGGCGAAGCGCGAAAACGACTTCGAGGACTTCGTCACGCTGTTTTTCGAGCCGTCGTCGCCCGCGAGCCGTGCGGCCGCCGAGCAATCCGCTGCCCGGATCGCGCAACGCACGCTCGATCCGAGCCCGGCCGTGCCGGTCGAATGGGCGGGGCAGCAGGTTGGAGACGGTCCGCGGAATCCGGCCTTCCCGGTCGACGCCGTGCTCGATGCGCTCAGGTCGACGCCGATTCCGGTTCTCCATGTCGGCGGCGATCACGACATCGTGTTTCCGGTCGAGAACTGGTACGCACTCAGCGGCCAGCTGCCGACGCTGCATGTCGTGACGCTGCCGCGCACCGGACACGGGCCGCAGCTCGAGTATCCGGTGGCTTGCGCGAAACATATCGCGGCGTTCGTCGGCACGCGCGCCGGCTGA
- a CDS encoding response regulator transcription factor — MRQSLESLVRSMGVRVRLYASAEAFLEQGRSGPLHCIVCDIQMQRMSGIELLACLRAGRCDVPVIFVTAHPSARRLLEARRLGAMCVLEKPFDPRELVQWLMRALARC; from the coding sequence ATGAGACAGTCGCTGGAATCGCTCGTGCGTTCGATGGGCGTTCGCGTGAGGCTGTATGCGTCGGCCGAAGCGTTTCTCGAACAGGGAAGAAGCGGACCGCTGCATTGCATCGTGTGCGACATCCAGATGCAGCGCATGTCGGGCATCGAATTGCTTGCGTGTTTGCGGGCGGGGCGTTGCGATGTGCCCGTCATCTTCGTGACCGCGCATCCGAGCGCGCGACGTCTGCTCGAAGCGCGACGGCTCGGCGCAATGTGCGTGCTGGAGAAGCCGTTCGATCCGCGCGAGCTCGTTCAGTGGCTGATGCGGGCGCTTGCGCGATGCTGA
- a CDS encoding DUF3331 domain-containing protein, which yields MTQPTFANDDLFEGALLRLLDPSRMPGARDGLSGAAGRRRRRARGIRGDGAGDAAAPVAARIRIVEILSATSVSVRWSDPLFGHFGEQIWHCVTARTASRCVLTGAPINRGDRVYRPRGRGRTVPCNWDRMIHAAAVAPARSRDADDA from the coding sequence ATGACACAGCCAACGTTTGCAAATGACGATCTGTTCGAAGGCGCGCTGCTTCGCTTGCTCGATCCATCGAGAATGCCGGGCGCACGCGACGGCTTGTCGGGCGCGGCCGGCAGGCGCCGGCGGCGTGCGCGCGGCATACGCGGCGATGGGGCGGGCGACGCTGCGGCGCCCGTAGCCGCGCGGATCAGGATCGTCGAGATTCTGTCCGCGACGTCGGTCAGCGTACGCTGGAGCGATCCGCTGTTCGGGCATTTCGGCGAACAGATATGGCACTGCGTGACCGCGCGGACGGCGTCGCGCTGCGTGTTGACGGGCGCGCCGATCAATCGCGGCGATCGCGTCTATCGGCCGCGCGGCCGCGGCCGCACCGTTCCGTGCAACTGGGACCGGATGATCCATGCGGCGGCCGTCGCGCCCGCCAGGTCACGCGATGCCGACGACGCGTGA
- a CDS encoding PAS domain-containing sensor histidine kinase — protein MSAPIPILIEDWSRVYRAVNELRSGGIVDIDRYFDEHPQAVANLRALHAFVAANDAVVSLFEADSKEHFLQHAQILLPADRLSNSAVLRAIFENRPSCQGERTLVTFKGRRVPIVWRCSLPRHEDGYRRLHFYAFDVTEQKENDDRLNALRAEAARAARVSLFGEMSASILHEVSQPLSAAGSAAEAALRWLVRDEPDIAEASAAIAQAARWARDATEICRKIRGFVGKAPVKCVDFAAADAVHAALFLVAPEAAARDVRVDSAIDPDAHVFADPLQVQQVLANLLMNGIQAIESGPSRERTLTVSVTQDGSDVVFDVRDTGPGIEQHSIDQLFQPFFTSKPDGMGMGLTIARSIVDAHNGRIWARGEPGAGCCFSFALPAHRPAANVTA, from the coding sequence ATGTCGGCGCCGATCCCGATCCTGATCGAGGACTGGTCGCGCGTCTATCGGGCGGTGAACGAGCTGCGCAGCGGCGGCATCGTCGATATCGACCGCTATTTCGACGAGCATCCGCAGGCCGTCGCGAACCTTCGCGCATTGCACGCGTTCGTCGCCGCCAACGACGCGGTCGTGAGCCTCTTCGAAGCGGACTCGAAAGAGCATTTCCTGCAGCATGCGCAGATACTGTTGCCGGCGGACCGGCTCAGCAACAGCGCGGTACTGCGCGCGATCTTCGAGAACCGCCCGTCCTGCCAGGGTGAACGCACGCTGGTCACGTTCAAGGGCCGCCGCGTGCCGATCGTGTGGCGCTGCTCGCTGCCCAGGCACGAGGACGGTTACCGGCGGCTGCATTTCTATGCGTTCGACGTGACCGAGCAGAAGGAAAACGACGACAGGCTCAACGCATTGCGCGCCGAGGCGGCGCGTGCGGCGCGCGTTTCGCTGTTCGGCGAGATGTCGGCGTCGATCCTGCATGAAGTCAGCCAGCCGCTGTCGGCGGCCGGTTCGGCGGCGGAAGCCGCGTTGCGCTGGCTCGTACGCGACGAGCCCGACATCGCCGAAGCCTCGGCCGCGATCGCACAGGCGGCGCGCTGGGCGCGCGACGCGACGGAGATATGCCGCAAGATCCGCGGCTTCGTGGGCAAGGCGCCGGTCAAATGCGTCGACTTCGCGGCCGCCGACGCGGTGCACGCCGCGTTGTTCCTGGTCGCACCCGAAGCGGCTGCGCGAGACGTTCGCGTCGACAGCGCGATCGATCCGGACGCGCACGTCTTCGCCGATCCGCTGCAAGTCCAGCAAGTACTCGCGAACCTGCTGATGAACGGCATCCAGGCGATCGAAAGCGGCCCGTCGCGCGAGCGAACGCTGACGGTATCGGTCACGCAGGATGGATCCGATGTCGTGTTCGACGTGCGCGACACCGGGCCCGGCATCGAGCAGCACTCGATCGATCAGCTTTTCCAGCCGTTTTTCACGAGCAAGCCCGACGGCATGGGGATGGGCCTCACGATCGCCCGGTCGATCGTCGATGCGCACAACGGACGAATCTGGGCGCGCGGCGAACCGGGCGCCGGCTGTTGCTTTTCGTTCGCCCTTCCCGCGCATCGGCCGGCAGCGAACGTCACCGCATGA
- a CDS encoding response regulator transcription factor encodes MSDAATKDDSAAVVYVVDDDPAMRASLDTLLRSMGLRVVTFASTAELRAARSENVTSCLLLDVRLRGESGLMFQQAQDRPPIPIVVITGFADVEVCRKALKGGAVDFLVKPFTDQELIDAVNLALSLDAARRMRNDTRHELQQLFELLTRREREVLAYVVSGALNKQIASHLGLSVITIKQHRASVMRKMNASSLADLVRKSEAIGVPLST; translated from the coding sequence ATGTCAGATGCAGCGACGAAAGACGATTCGGCAGCGGTGGTGTACGTCGTCGACGACGATCCGGCCATGCGCGCATCGCTCGATACGCTGTTGCGATCGATGGGCTTGCGTGTGGTGACGTTCGCGAGTACCGCGGAGTTGCGTGCGGCCCGGTCGGAGAACGTCACGAGCTGCCTGCTGCTCGACGTGCGCCTGCGCGGCGAGAGCGGGCTGATGTTTCAGCAGGCGCAGGACCGGCCGCCGATTCCGATCGTCGTCATCACCGGGTTCGCAGACGTCGAAGTCTGTCGCAAGGCGCTGAAAGGCGGTGCGGTCGATTTTCTGGTCAAGCCCTTCACCGATCAGGAGCTGATCGACGCGGTGAATCTCGCGCTGTCGCTCGATGCGGCACGGCGCATGCGCAACGACACGCGCCACGAACTGCAGCAATTGTTCGAGCTGCTGACCCGCCGTGAACGCGAAGTGCTGGCTTACGTCGTCAGCGGCGCGCTGAACAAGCAGATCGCGTCGCACCTCGGCTTGAGCGTGATTACGATCAAGCAGCATCGCGCATCGGTGATGCGCAAGATGAACGCGTCGTCGCTCGCCGATCTCGTGCGCAAGTCCGAGGCAATCGGCGTGCCGCTGTCGACATGA
- a CDS encoding GlxA family transcriptional regulator, translating into MRRIGLVLVPQFQVMSLLALSVFDIANLRAGRSLYEVSVISEDGGPVAASFGISASTEPARLSDLHTVFVGASLSTPPPRVTDSMRELLLELSGKVERLASICLGAFLLADTGLLDGRRATTHWAFLDRFQNGYPAVTVERDCIFVRDGNVWSSAGMSTAIDMALAMLEEDLGPDIAHQVAKDLVLERWRRSGLQPQSSVLIEHPARTNRIHDVITHIRANLGTDLTVDKLADVARMSKRQFTRRFKDETGLTPAKAVERIRLETARDFVTSSSWTIDTIARETGYADPERMRRSFVRAFGEPPQALRRQRKAEPAGTD; encoded by the coding sequence ATGCGTCGCATTGGGCTCGTTCTCGTCCCGCAGTTTCAGGTGATGAGTCTGCTCGCATTGTCCGTGTTCGACATCGCCAATTTGCGTGCGGGCCGTTCGCTGTATGAAGTCAGCGTGATCTCCGAAGATGGCGGGCCGGTCGCGGCATCGTTCGGCATTTCCGCGTCGACCGAGCCGGCGCGGCTGTCGGATCTGCATACGGTGTTCGTCGGCGCGTCGCTGTCGACGCCCCCGCCGCGGGTCACGGACAGCATGCGCGAACTGCTGCTGGAGCTGTCCGGCAAGGTCGAGCGGCTGGCGTCGATTTGCCTCGGTGCGTTTCTGCTGGCCGATACGGGGCTGCTGGACGGGCGCCGTGCAACGACACATTGGGCGTTTCTCGACCGGTTCCAGAACGGCTACCCGGCCGTCACGGTGGAGCGCGACTGCATCTTCGTTCGCGACGGCAACGTCTGGAGCTCGGCAGGGATGAGTACGGCCATCGACATGGCGCTCGCGATGCTCGAGGAGGACCTCGGCCCGGACATCGCGCACCAGGTAGCGAAGGATCTGGTGCTCGAGCGCTGGAGACGTTCGGGATTGCAGCCGCAGTCCTCCGTGCTGATCGAGCATCCGGCGCGTACGAATCGGATCCACGACGTCATCACGCATATCCGGGCGAATCTCGGCACCGACCTGACCGTCGACAAGCTGGCCGACGTGGCCAGGATGAGCAAGCGTCAGTTTACGCGCCGATTCAAGGATGAAACCGGCTTGACGCCCGCAAAGGCGGTCGAGCGCATCAGGCTTGAAACGGCGCGGGATTTCGTGACGAGTTCGTCGTGGACCATCGACACGATCGCGCGCGAAACGGGTTACGCCGATCCCGAGCGGATGAGGCGTTCGTTCGTGCGCGCGTTCGGCGAGCCGCCGCAGGCGTTGCGCCGCCAGCGCAAGGCGGAACCGGCCGGCACCGACTAG
- a CDS encoding MFS transporter has translation MHPSPSLPTGRSKAAAVFRVTAGNFLEQFDFFLFGFYATQISAVFFPAASEFASLMMTFAVFGAGFLMRPLGAIVLGAYIDDVGRRKGLIVTLGIMASGTILIAFVPGYATIGLLAPVLVLVGRLLQGFSAGAELGGVSVYLAEMATPGRKGFFTSWQSASQQVAIVVAAGLGFALNQWLSASSIAAWGWRVPFFVGCMIVPFIFMLRRNLQETQEFQARRHRPSMKEVFGTLARNWGVVIAGMMLVAMTTTSFYLITVYAPTFGKTVLHLSTADSLLATLCVGVSNFVWLPIGGALSDRIGRRPLLVGMTLLAIATAYPALSLLAHAPSFVNMLLVLLWLSFMYGIYNGAMVVALTEVMPVEVRVAGFSLAYSLATAVFGGFTPAISTALIHMTGDKAAPGYWMSIAAVCALLATFALYRRHPATLTPAH, from the coding sequence ATGCACCCCTCGCCCAGCCTTCCGACCGGACGTTCGAAGGCCGCCGCGGTATTCCGCGTGACGGCCGGCAACTTCCTCGAGCAGTTCGACTTCTTCCTGTTCGGCTTCTACGCCACGCAGATCTCGGCCGTGTTCTTCCCTGCCGCGAGCGAATTCGCGTCGCTGATGATGACGTTCGCCGTGTTCGGCGCCGGCTTCCTGATGCGCCCGCTCGGCGCGATCGTGCTGGGCGCGTATATCGACGACGTCGGCCGCCGAAAGGGCCTGATCGTCACGCTGGGCATCATGGCGAGCGGCACGATCCTGATCGCGTTCGTCCCCGGCTACGCGACGATCGGCCTGCTCGCGCCCGTGCTCGTGCTGGTCGGCCGCTTGCTGCAAGGCTTCTCGGCCGGCGCGGAGCTCGGCGGCGTGTCGGTTTATCTGGCAGAAATGGCCACGCCCGGCCGCAAGGGCTTCTTCACGAGCTGGCAGTCGGCGAGCCAGCAGGTCGCGATCGTCGTCGCGGCAGGCCTCGGCTTCGCGCTCAATCAATGGCTGAGCGCATCGTCCATCGCCGCGTGGGGCTGGCGCGTGCCGTTCTTCGTCGGCTGCATGATCGTGCCGTTCATCTTCATGCTGCGCCGCAATCTCCAGGAGACGCAGGAATTCCAGGCCCGCCGGCATCGCCCGAGCATGAAGGAAGTGTTCGGCACGCTCGCACGGAACTGGGGCGTCGTGATCGCCGGCATGATGCTGGTCGCGATGACGACCACGAGTTTCTACCTGATCACGGTCTACGCGCCGACCTTCGGCAAGACCGTGCTGCATCTGAGCACCGCCGACAGCCTGCTGGCGACGCTGTGCGTCGGCGTGTCGAATTTCGTGTGGCTGCCGATCGGCGGTGCGCTGTCCGACCGGATCGGCCGCCGGCCGCTGCTCGTCGGGATGACGCTGCTCGCGATCGCGACCGCGTATCCGGCGCTGTCGCTGCTCGCGCATGCACCGTCGTTCGTGAACATGCTGCTCGTGCTGCTGTGGCTGTCGTTCATGTACGGGATCTACAACGGCGCGATGGTCGTCGCGCTGACGGAAGTGATGCCGGTGGAAGTGCGCGTCGCGGGTTTCTCGCTCGCATACAGCCTCGCCACCGCGGTGTTCGGCGGCTTCACGCCGGCGATCTCGACCGCGCTGATCCACATGACCGGCGACAAGGCCGCGCCCGGGTACTGGATGAGCATCGCCGCGGTATGCGCGCTGCTCGCGACATTCGCGCTCTATCGCCGCCATCCGGCGACGCTGACGCCCGCGCACTGA
- a CDS encoding substrate-binding domain-containing protein — translation MKKMLLKLCATALVATAAVAANVHAAELHVMSSGGFTAAYKLLGPRFAAQSGNTLDTALGPSMGKSPEAIPNRLARGEPADAVIMVGYALDELIKQGKVIPGSRVELADSRIGMVVREGAAKPDISTAEGLKQVLLHAKSIAYSDSASGVYIERELFKKLGIEDQVKSKAKMIPRIPVASVVANGDYEIGFQQVSELLPVKGATYVGKIPEALQSVTRFAAGIPVGATHPAEAKALLDYLASPDVQPDVKSTGLDSVAAH, via the coding sequence ATGAAAAAAATGCTGCTGAAACTGTGTGCGACCGCACTCGTCGCCACCGCCGCCGTCGCCGCGAACGTCCACGCCGCCGAGCTGCACGTGATGAGCTCGGGCGGTTTCACCGCCGCATACAAGCTGCTCGGCCCGCGCTTCGCCGCGCAGTCGGGCAACACGCTCGACACCGCGCTCGGCCCGTCGATGGGCAAGTCGCCTGAAGCGATCCCGAACCGGCTCGCGCGCGGCGAGCCGGCCGATGCGGTGATCATGGTCGGCTACGCGCTCGACGAGCTGATCAAACAGGGCAAGGTGATCCCGGGCTCGCGCGTGGAGCTGGCCGATTCGCGGATCGGCATGGTCGTGCGCGAAGGCGCGGCGAAACCCGACATCAGCACGGCCGAAGGCCTGAAGCAGGTGCTGCTGCACGCGAAGTCGATCGCATACTCGGACAGCGCGAGCGGCGTCTACATCGAGCGCGAGCTGTTCAAGAAACTCGGAATCGAGGATCAGGTGAAGTCCAAGGCGAAAATGATTCCGCGAATTCCGGTCGCGTCGGTGGTCGCGAACGGCGACTACGAGATCGGCTTCCAGCAGGTCAGCGAACTGCTGCCGGTGAAAGGCGCGACCTACGTCGGCAAGATTCCGGAAGCGCTGCAGTCGGTCACGCGCTTCGCGGCCGGCATCCCCGTCGGCGCGACGCATCCGGCCGAAGCGAAGGCGCTGCTCGACTATCTCGCATCGCCGGACGTGCAGCCCGACGTGAAATCGACCGGGCTGGATTCCGTCGC